Proteins from a genomic interval of Diprion similis isolate iyDipSimi1 chromosome 10, iyDipSimi1.1, whole genome shotgun sequence:
- the LOC124410963 gene encoding TATA box-binding protein-like 1, producing MATAIQKNGMKHLTNGALNHVDNVSSLERTGMHPDSKDVMLAEEQEQPEIQGEMEVRETEAPEMEAPEIDIVINNVVCSFSVRCHLNLRKIALEGSNVEYRRENGMITMKLRRPYTTASIWSSGKVTCTGATSEDQAKIAARRFARSLQKLDFKVRFNNFRVVNVLGTCCMPFAIKITSFSVRHKDIADYEPEIHPGVTYKLKEPKATLKIFSTGSVTVTAPSVAAVQAAIEHIFPLVYEFRKERTPEDQLALQIKKRGLAGNKRSGNCPGAFPPEVVPVPDDDAMVSDDEGDASDASWN from the exons ATGGCAACTGCTATTCAGAAGAATGGCATGAAACACCTGACGAATGGAGCGCTAAATCATGTCGACAATGTCAGTAGTCTGGAAAGAACAGGTATGCACCCGGACAGCAAGGATGTCATGCTCGCCGAGGAACAGGAACAGCCTGAGATACAGGGAGAGATGGAAGTTCGCGAGACTGAGGCCCCGGAGATGGAGGCCCCTGAGATAGACATTGTGATAAACAACGTAGTGTGCAGTTTCAGCGTCAGGTGCCACCTCAATTTGCGCAAGATCGCGCTCGAAGGATCAAATGTTGAGTACCGGAGAGAAAATGGG ATGATAACTATGAAATTGCGCCGGCCTTATACGACTGCATCAATATGGTCATCAGGCAAAGTGACGTGCACAGGAGCAACAAGCGAGGACCAGGCAAAGATCGCAGCTCGACGCTTTGCCCGCTCCCTGCAGAAGCTTGACTTCAAAGTCCGTTTCAATAATTTCCGGGTAGTCAACGTCCTGGGCACATGCTGTATGCCGTTCGCCATAAAAATCACATCATTCTCGGTCCGGCACAAAGATATTGCGGA CTACGAGCCAGAGATTCATCCTGGCGTTACATACAAACTGAAGGAGCCAAAGGCCACCCTCAAAATATTCTCAACAGGAAGCGTTACCGTGACTG CTCCTAGTGTGGCGGCAGTGCAGGCAGCGATTGAACACATCTTTCCACTAGTCTACGAGTTCCGCAAGGAACGAACGCCGGAGGACCAGCTTGCCCTGCAAATCAAGAAGCGAGGTCTGGCTGGAAACAAGCGGTCGGGCAATTGCCCCGGTGCCTTTCCGCCGGAGGTAGTGCCAGTACCGGATGACGACGCGATGGTCTCAGATGACGAAGGCGACGCCAGCGACGCGAGCTGGAACTGA